The following are from one region of the Treponema denticola genome:
- a CDS encoding putative glycoside hydrolase: MALCEPMKMFYCGKRALRLAFVLLIVMLPLYAQDAFLAGSSEGLFKIDNFRAKKIWSDAPVFKISKAGNQWLFLTGKGLAASKNLKEFYYLNDKLPKKIIKNIDKNGNKTFIEKIPQLKDLEVHPFNPNIFVTATSSNVFLTRDSGKTWENLGANHSVNGIKAVSVLDMPNSRGEKVLTVFVSHSIAGMAWKQPDVNSKIWNDISDGLKKGPEGIEEISDIVFNQISNNSEIYCAQTFSGLMYKLDWNKKLFILLNEKEVNNKKLVCVDSLNIIDNTVFGVMENDLFETNLIMPNTQIYTSNKLLKDYNKIKKYLKNSNYLCAFVPNSLTLFNGNLSLSELWLLHDKKNQNNPYLKISDGKKGIYTPTHQMRDEKSFEKHIKTIKDNKLNALVIDMKDEAGFVRYESKNEDIKKYNGIKNTLDIEKFIKRAKAENIYLIARIVVFKDKNLYRYNNGQYAVQDTETGKPWQGYNLYNGEKENIEEYWVDPYNENVWKYNVDIAEELCSLGFDEIQFDYIRFPTDGLNLADARYPARENGMDKVSALMSFLAYSRERIKVPISIDIYGANGWYRTGARTGQEVELLAEYVDVICPMLYPSHFSQSFLAYQPAEERPYRIYHQGSYRNKLMARNKVIVRPWAQAFFIPVSYDKKYYDENYVKRQILGIKDSIDEGYIYWNNSGRYLDLRPDGEGL; this comes from the coding sequence GTGGCATTATGTGAGCCTATGAAAATGTTTTATTGCGGTAAAAGAGCTTTAAGGCTTGCTTTTGTTTTGTTGATTGTTATGCTCCCGCTTTATGCCCAAGATGCTTTTTTGGCAGGAAGTTCTGAGGGCTTGTTTAAAATAGATAATTTTAGGGCAAAAAAGATTTGGAGTGATGCGCCTGTTTTTAAAATATCTAAGGCCGGAAATCAATGGCTTTTTTTAACCGGCAAGGGGCTTGCTGCAAGCAAAAACTTAAAAGAATTCTACTACCTAAATGATAAGCTTCCCAAAAAAATAATTAAAAATATAGATAAAAACGGAAACAAAACTTTTATAGAAAAAATTCCTCAACTTAAAGATTTGGAAGTTCACCCCTTTAATCCGAACATCTTTGTTACTGCAACTTCAAGCAATGTTTTTTTAACACGGGATTCCGGAAAAACTTGGGAGAACCTTGGAGCCAATCATTCGGTAAACGGAATAAAGGCTGTCAGTGTTTTGGATATGCCTAATTCAAGGGGCGAAAAAGTTTTAACGGTTTTTGTTTCTCACTCTATTGCAGGTATGGCTTGGAAGCAGCCGGATGTAAATTCGAAAATTTGGAACGATATAAGCGACGGTTTAAAAAAAGGTCCCGAAGGGATTGAAGAAATATCGGATATTGTTTTTAACCAAATCTCGAACAATTCTGAAATTTACTGTGCTCAAACATTTTCAGGTTTGATGTATAAGCTTGATTGGAATAAAAAACTATTTATACTCTTAAATGAAAAAGAAGTAAACAATAAAAAGCTCGTATGTGTCGATAGTTTAAATATAATAGACAATACGGTTTTCGGAGTTATGGAAAACGATTTATTTGAAACCAATTTAATTATGCCGAATACTCAAATCTATACTTCCAACAAATTATTGAAAGATTATAATAAGATAAAAAAATACCTGAAGAATTCAAATTATCTTTGTGCCTTTGTTCCGAATAGTTTAACTTTGTTTAACGGTAATTTATCCTTATCGGAACTCTGGTTATTACACGACAAAAAAAATCAAAACAATCCTTATTTAAAAATATCCGACGGTAAAAAAGGAATTTATACTCCTACTCATCAGATGCGGGATGAAAAATCTTTTGAAAAGCATATTAAAACAATCAAGGACAATAAGCTCAATGCTCTTGTAATAGACATGAAAGATGAAGCAGGCTTTGTCCGCTATGAAAGCAAAAACGAAGATATAAAAAAATATAACGGCATAAAGAATACTCTCGATATCGAAAAATTTATAAAAAGAGCAAAGGCTGAAAATATATATCTTATTGCCAGAATTGTCGTGTTTAAAGATAAAAATTTATATAGATATAATAACGGGCAGTATGCCGTTCAGGATACAGAAACAGGTAAACCTTGGCAAGGTTATAATCTTTATAACGGAGAAAAAGAGAACATAGAGGAGTATTGGGTTGACCCTTATAATGAAAATGTTTGGAAATACAACGTCGATATAGCCGAAGAACTTTGCTCCCTCGGTTTTGACGAAATTCAATTCGACTATATTCGTTTTCCTACCGACGGCTTAAACCTTGCAGATGCCCGATACCCTGCAAGGGAAAACGGCATGGATAAGGTCAGCGCTCTTATGTCCTTTTTAGCTTACTCACGTGAAAGAATCAAGGTTCCTATTTCCATAGATATTTACGGAGCAAACGGCTGGTACCGCACGGGTGCCCGCACGGGGCAGGAGGTAGAACTTCTTGCAGAATATGTGGACGTTATCTGCCCGATGTTGTATCCCAGTCATTTTTCTCAAAGTTTTTTGGCTTATCAGCCTGCCGAAGAAAGGCCTTATAGAATTTATCATCAAGGTTCTTATAGAAACAAATTGATGGCACGCAACAAGGTAATTGTACGCCCTTGGGCTCAGGCCTTTTTTATTCCCGTTTCTTATGACAAAAAATACTATGATGAAAATTACGTAAAACGCCAGATCTTAGGAATTAAGGATTCCATAGATGAGGGCTATATTTATTGGAATAATTCGGGGCGTTACTTGGATCTGCGTCCTGACGGGGAGGGTTTATAA
- a CDS encoding CpXC domain-containing protein: MKIHCPCDASFEIEHHAKINLDKEPEILKKIADGSYLTFKCPQCGRKVRSEIKTRIEWPSKKLILLFVPEADRIACLSSCTGLKEINEKTKKTEKIEYEKADETPVIGYSELAERLAVVEAGLDPHAMEVLKFFILDSGKDIKGKKIKIFFHSVNNEGSFEFYVYGLKEDQVAVMKIPVKLYDSICQDIKNKKKSEIFTAVYLGNYLSYQNIFTEGRD; the protein is encoded by the coding sequence ATGAAGATACATTGTCCTTGCGATGCAAGTTTTGAAATTGAACATCATGCCAAAATAAATTTAGATAAAGAACCGGAAATATTAAAAAAAATAGCTGACGGTTCATATTTGACCTTTAAATGCCCTCAATGCGGAAGAAAGGTCCGTTCCGAAATAAAGACAAGAATAGAATGGCCTTCCAAAAAGCTTATCTTACTCTTCGTTCCGGAGGCAGATAGAATAGCCTGCCTTTCCAGCTGCACCGGATTAAAAGAGATAAACGAAAAAACAAAAAAAACCGAAAAGATTGAATATGAAAAAGCCGATGAGACCCCGGTTATAGGCTATTCGGAATTGGCTGAACGGCTTGCAGTTGTAGAAGCAGGCCTTGATCCTCATGCCATGGAAGTTTTAAAATTCTTTATATTGGACAGCGGAAAGGATATAAAGGGCAAAAAGATAAAGATATTTTTCCACTCGGTAAACAATGAAGGCAGTTTCGAGTTTTATGTATACGGCTTAAAAGAAGATCAAGTAGCAGTTATGAAAATTCCCGTCAAATTATACGACTCGATTTGTCAAGATATAAAAAACAAAAAGAAGTCCGAAATTTTTACGGCAGTCTATTTGGGAAACTATCTTTCCTACCAAAATATTTTTACAGAAGGAAGGGATTAA
- a CDS encoding WD40 repeat domain-containing protein has product MYKKYLFLFFALILCFSLGAQNTDLPWSEVAENQGEQTAGGTGQGGGTSGSSTTSQTQPNTNSNAASQTQPSTNPNSNQQTQAETSSSTNSQANANSQTQPAASENAEAQSSEVKPEEKKINILVFAQAMTVAVANDKALYSRNSAARANIPEQDKLRSAKVVHKFSGGVTEIMNSGSLPIFFAAGKDGFVTRYSYPKFEPDTWQLSSMPIQKIAVHPKGQLIAVYETNGFSIHQVSLWDWAKKKTLFSKRLSDSVVSLSWSANGTYLFVGNRSTDGITVLDSKGIVQNIYQEAPGIVFLAATASTERSIVTYGESGRLVYTDIAKKKKLKEFRTENKLENPNLIKNFTRIIGYKDNNVYVIDAVTGETVSKHQARYALFASKIQDSVPIWIERTRRKNEWCIRQGDASSSGFYVPGNSKITAARHIKNHMVIGTQDGSIYMIGLNEDSSVNLEKPLTYSDSKIDDITSDGNILYILKDGKIYVQNSPEEKPVPIIEDLKTNKFTFYNNGFLLWSDIKKGMPISHYSLDTKALKKIIIPKETVISVSVYKNLFLYVESFNGVTLVNFDNGKKEFVYNAPGIQNAVQVDDNTMLIAKSAIGRSQSPVFIINTLTEETSPIPMEGNLAFALEQNASRPNSLACFLVATSPSPKTELLHISLNRKNPIDSTFKPILSYKEESVDAFLEISGNDILTNLGNSSLVHYNTSSKQARRLSRSYGFPKGAVILKKYFISLNFGDTLSWYERKTGAILKTVTAE; this is encoded by the coding sequence ATGTACAAAAAATATCTTTTTTTATTTTTTGCTTTAATTTTATGCTTTTCATTAGGTGCTCAAAATACGGATTTGCCTTGGAGTGAGGTTGCCGAAAATCAAGGGGAACAAACGGCAGGAGGAACCGGCCAAGGAGGCGGAACATCAGGCTCAAGCACTACATCACAAACGCAGCCGAATACAAACTCAAACGCAGCCTCACAAACGCAGCCGAGCACAAACCCGAATTCAAACCAACAAACTCAAGCTGAAACAAGTTCAAGCACAAACTCACAAGCAAATGCAAACTCACAAACTCAACCGGCAGCAAGCGAAAACGCGGAAGCTCAATCTTCAGAGGTAAAGCCGGAAGAAAAAAAAATCAATATCCTTGTATTTGCTCAGGCTATGACAGTTGCAGTTGCAAACGATAAGGCTCTTTATTCACGTAACTCGGCCGCAAGAGCAAACATCCCCGAACAAGACAAACTTCGTTCGGCAAAGGTCGTTCACAAATTTTCGGGAGGCGTTACCGAGATAATGAATTCGGGGTCATTGCCGATATTTTTTGCAGCAGGAAAGGACGGCTTTGTTACCAGATATTCTTACCCAAAATTTGAACCCGATACTTGGCAGCTTTCAAGTATGCCGATACAAAAAATAGCCGTACACCCTAAAGGACAACTCATTGCAGTTTATGAAACAAACGGTTTCAGCATTCATCAAGTTTCTCTTTGGGATTGGGCAAAAAAGAAAACCTTATTTTCAAAACGCTTATCCGATTCGGTCGTATCCCTCTCATGGTCGGCCAACGGAACCTACCTTTTTGTAGGCAACAGATCTACCGACGGTATTACGGTATTGGATTCAAAAGGCATAGTGCAAAATATTTATCAAGAAGCCCCCGGAATTGTTTTTTTGGCAGCCACGGCATCAACCGAAAGAAGCATTGTAACTTACGGAGAATCAGGCCGCCTTGTTTACACCGATATAGCAAAGAAAAAAAAGCTAAAAGAATTCAGAACAGAAAACAAACTTGAAAATCCGAATCTTATAAAAAACTTTACAAGAATTATCGGCTATAAGGACAATAATGTCTATGTAATAGACGCAGTTACGGGAGAAACGGTATCCAAACATCAAGCCCGATATGCCCTCTTTGCTTCCAAAATTCAAGATTCGGTTCCTATTTGGATTGAAAGAACTCGAAGAAAAAATGAATGGTGTATAAGACAGGGAGACGCTTCTTCGAGCGGCTTTTATGTGCCGGGAAATTCCAAAATAACGGCAGCCCGCCATATTAAAAATCACATGGTAATCGGCACCCAAGACGGTTCCATTTACATGATAGGCTTAAATGAAGACTCTTCAGTAAATCTTGAAAAACCGCTTACCTACTCCGACTCAAAAATAGATGACATTACAAGCGACGGAAATATTTTATATATTCTAAAAGACGGAAAAATATATGTTCAAAATTCCCCTGAAGAAAAACCCGTTCCGATAATAGAAGACCTTAAAACAAATAAGTTTACATTTTATAACAACGGATTTTTGCTGTGGTCGGACATAAAAAAGGGGATGCCTATCTCTCACTACTCCCTTGATACAAAGGCATTAAAAAAGATTATCATTCCTAAAGAAACCGTCATATCCGTTTCGGTTTATAAGAATTTATTTTTATATGTAGAATCTTTTAACGGAGTTACATTGGTTAATTTTGATAACGGGAAAAAAGAATTCGTCTATAATGCCCCGGGAATTCAAAATGCGGTTCAAGTAGATGACAACACAATGCTGATTGCCAAAAGCGCCATAGGGCGATCCCAAAGTCCGGTCTTTATAATAAATACCCTAACGGAAGAAACAAGTCCGATCCCGATGGAAGGGAATTTAGCCTTTGCCCTTGAGCAAAATGCTTCACGCCCTAACAGCCTTGCATGTTTTTTGGTAGCAACAAGTCCCTCGCCTAAGACGGAGCTGCTGCATATCAGCTTAAACCGAAAAAATCCTATAGACAGCACTTTTAAACCGATTCTTTCATACAAGGAAGAAAGCGTAGATGCCTTTTTGGAAATTTCGGGAAACGACATTTTAACAAACTTGGGAAACAGCTCACTTGTTCACTACAATACCTCATCAAAGCAGGCCAGAAGACTATCCCGCTCATACGGATTTCCTAAGGGAGCGGTTATATTAAAAAAATATTTTATAAGCCTCAACTTCGGCGATACTCTATCGTGGTATGAGCGGAAAACAGGGGCCATTTTAAAAACAGTAACAGCAGAGTAA
- a CDS encoding carbohydrate ABC transporter substrate-binding protein codes for MKRYILFLILAAMLFTSCTKTEEDKIAVIWTDRAEFVSYCEVFNNSQNKYKIIVEYKKSPVDALINTDVQPDIVIGSWLKGKSARVKFRKINNLFGEKKINKTDFYPELLNLGNISGNQYLLPISFNLPMIIFSSANKFKTKSDFSISPDEIRDFSIKFNKGIKGTYTAMGFSPRWSDDFLYMNTKGFNASFEEEKDFFSWNDKSLQNAINYIRDWSREVNTSAAAEDDFKFKYLYDSPYVLVKNGRCLFYYVSSEELFSTPQKRLENMDFRWLAFSGKTPLKDDILYGGICSKAKNSKAAEAFFIWFFQVKTQEQLLNRANEMDLMINSFGLAGGFSALHQVTEKLFLRYYPLLLAHLPQTQSFYAPHILPSNWPMLKKEILMPYLKDACNASVYPDSIPSLNKRIAEWYKNQ; via the coding sequence ATGAAAAGATATATTTTATTTTTAATCCTTGCAGCAATGCTTTTTACCTCATGTACAAAAACCGAAGAAGACAAGATAGCAGTCATCTGGACGGACAGGGCGGAGTTTGTTTCATACTGTGAGGTTTTTAATAATTCGCAAAACAAATATAAAATTATTGTAGAATACAAAAAGAGCCCTGTCGATGCTCTCATCAATACCGATGTGCAGCCCGACATAGTTATAGGTTCATGGCTTAAGGGGAAATCCGCCAGAGTAAAATTTAGAAAAATCAATAATCTTTTCGGAGAAAAAAAGATAAACAAAACCGACTTTTATCCCGAACTCTTAAACTTAGGAAATATTTCCGGAAACCAATATCTTTTGCCTATAAGTTTTAACTTACCGATGATTATATTTTCCTCGGCAAATAAGTTTAAAACAAAGAGCGATTTTTCCATTTCTCCTGATGAGATAAGGGATTTTTCAATTAAGTTTAATAAGGGAATCAAAGGGACTTATACCGCAATGGGCTTTTCGCCCCGATGGTCGGACGACTTTTTATATATGAACACCAAGGGCTTCAATGCATCCTTTGAAGAAGAAAAGGATTTTTTTTCATGGAACGATAAATCCCTTCAAAATGCAATAAATTATATAAGAGATTGGAGCAGAGAGGTAAATACATCAGCTGCCGCCGAAGATGACTTTAAATTCAAATATCTTTATGACTCGCCCTATGTTTTGGTCAAAAACGGAAGATGCCTTTTTTATTATGTCTCCAGTGAGGAGCTTTTTTCTACACCTCAAAAACGATTGGAAAACATGGATTTTAGATGGCTTGCCTTCAGCGGGAAAACTCCCTTAAAAGACGACATTCTTTACGGAGGAATTTGCAGTAAGGCAAAAAACTCTAAAGCAGCCGAAGCTTTTTTTATTTGGTTTTTTCAGGTAAAAACCCAAGAACAGCTTTTAAATCGGGCAAATGAAATGGATCTGATGATAAATTCCTTCGGCCTGGCCGGGGGCTTTTCAGCCCTGCATCAAGTAACCGAAAAGCTATTCCTAAGATATTATCCTCTTTTACTGGCACATCTGCCTCAGACGCAAAGCTTTTATGCACCTCATATTTTGCCGAGCAATTGGCCGATGCTAAAAAAGGAAATTCTAATGCCCTATTTGAAGGACGCATGTAATGCCTCAGTATACCCCGATTCTATTCCTTCTCTTAATAAAAGAATAGCAGAATGGTATAAAAATCAATAA
- a CDS encoding AMP-binding protein — translation MQTIDDLGKYTFSALLRNSVLKFSNRPALSYVSEQPISYKELDEKVESIKTLLHSLGIKPLDKVAIFSTSSPQWAISYFAIVTLGAVAVPLLPDFNESEASSCLKHSGARAIFAGEKLLAKLNNTDDLDVIINIHDFAVKKGEIKTDTPLPEHECKEEDTASIIYTSGTTGRSKGVVLTHKNLIFTAIAGQHCQRINQYEAALSILPMSHVYEFTIGFLMFMLNGACIYYLEGPPIPRNLLPALQKIRPHFMLSVPIVIEKIYKQKILPAFNASPLIKKIYGTKLGRKLLCRKAGKKLKKTFGGRLKFFGIGGSKTDPVVEQFMVDAKFPYAIGYGLTETSPLIAYSAVYKTVPGVIGGTIPGVEIKIGDQDPETGIGELLVKGPNVMQGYYNAPDLTKEAFTEDGWFKTGDLCVIDNKGRISLKGRSKNMILGAAGENIYPEDIEFVLNQHPLVSESLVVEGENTSLVAYVRLQDAIGDAVSEISNAIMHKREEVLNEIRFFVNSKVNKFSKIDKIEVVEEFEKTASQKIKRYLYSLRHGKLQTEGVKEK, via the coding sequence ATGCAGACAATCGATGATCTTGGAAAATATACATTTTCAGCCTTATTAAGAAATTCGGTCTTAAAATTTTCAAATAGGCCGGCTCTTTCATATGTATCCGAACAACCCATAAGCTACAAAGAACTTGACGAAAAGGTTGAGTCTATAAAAACCTTATTACATTCGCTGGGCATAAAGCCTCTTGATAAGGTAGCAATTTTCAGCACAAGCTCGCCCCAGTGGGCAATTTCGTATTTTGCGATAGTAACACTTGGAGCCGTTGCCGTACCTCTTTTACCTGATTTTAATGAAAGTGAAGCTTCTTCTTGTTTAAAGCATTCGGGAGCAAGGGCTATATTTGCCGGAGAAAAACTTTTGGCAAAGTTAAACAATACGGATGACCTTGATGTCATAATCAATATACATGACTTTGCAGTAAAAAAGGGAGAAATAAAGACGGACACTCCTCTGCCTGAACATGAATGCAAAGAAGAAGATACAGCTTCAATTATTTATACATCAGGAACTACAGGCCGTTCTAAGGGTGTTGTCCTTACACATAAAAACCTTATCTTTACGGCCATTGCAGGTCAGCACTGTCAACGCATAAACCAATACGAGGCAGCCCTTTCAATATTACCCATGTCCCATGTTTATGAATTTACGATAGGCTTTTTAATGTTCATGCTGAACGGAGCCTGTATCTACTACCTCGAAGGTCCGCCTATTCCTCGAAACCTCCTGCCGGCTCTTCAAAAGATAAGGCCTCATTTTATGTTGAGTGTTCCGATTGTAATCGAGAAAATATATAAACAAAAAATTCTGCCGGCCTTTAATGCAAGTCCTCTTATAAAGAAGATTTATGGAACAAAACTCGGAAGAAAATTATTATGCCGTAAGGCCGGAAAAAAGCTAAAAAAGACCTTCGGAGGCCGTCTTAAATTTTTTGGTATAGGAGGATCAAAAACCGATCCTGTCGTTGAGCAATTTATGGTTGATGCAAAATTTCCCTATGCAATAGGCTACGGCCTTACCGAAACTTCTCCATTGATTGCTTATTCCGCAGTGTACAAAACCGTTCCCGGCGTAATAGGCGGCACCATTCCGGGTGTAGAAATAAAAATAGGAGATCAAGATCCGGAAACAGGGATAGGCGAGCTCCTAGTAAAAGGTCCCAATGTCATGCAAGGGTATTATAATGCCCCGGACTTAACAAAGGAAGCCTTTACCGAAGACGGCTGGTTCAAAACCGGCGACCTATGCGTCATAGATAATAAGGGAAGAATCAGCTTAAAGGGAAGATCAAAGAATATGATTTTAGGAGCCGCCGGCGAAAATATCTATCCCGAAGATATAGAATTTGTCTTAAACCAGCATCCCCTTGTATCGGAATCCTTAGTTGTTGAAGGAGAAAACACATCCTTAGTCGCTTATGTCCGCTTACAGGATGCCATAGGAGATGCCGTTTCAGAAATCTCTAATGCCATAATGCATAAGAGAGAAGAAGTGCTAAACGAAATAAGATTTTTTGTCAACTCAAAGGTCAACAAGTTTTCAAAGATAGATAAAATTGAAGTTGTAGAAGAGTTCGAAAAAACTGCAAGCCAAAAGATAAAGCGCTATCTTTATTCTCTACGTCATGGAAAACTCCAAACAGAAGGAGTAAAAGAAAAATAA
- a CDS encoding ParB N-terminal domain-containing protein encodes MQIPIEDIKIRQRARKEFIEIEELAESLNRVGLLNPIIVDQNKVLIAGQRRLEAAKKLGWKTIEARVLSVEEESLALDIEIEENVQRQQFSNEELLNAFTRLNRLKNPGFFVRVWRSIKAFFKRLFGKKKKSA; translated from the coding sequence ATGCAGATTCCTATAGAGGATATAAAGATAAGGCAAAGAGCCAGAAAAGAATTTATAGAAATTGAAGAGCTGGCAGAAAGTCTAAACCGTGTAGGGCTTTTAAATCCGATTATTGTAGATCAAAATAAGGTTCTTATTGCCGGTCAGCGAAGATTGGAAGCGGCAAAAAAACTGGGCTGGAAAACCATAGAAGCCAGAGTTCTTTCCGTAGAGGAGGAAAGCCTCGCTCTCGATATAGAGATTGAAGAAAATGTGCAAAGGCAGCAGTTTTCGAATGAGGAGCTTTTAAATGCTTTTACGCGTCTTAATCGCTTAAAAAATCCGGGATTTTTTGTTAGGGTTTGGCGTTCAATAAAAGCCTTTTTTAAGCGTCTTTTCGGCAAAAAGAAGAAATCGGCTTAA
- a CDS encoding M23 family metallopeptidase, which translates to MLKKRSFQVLLFFCFLFALHPSGKKEVSDIEQNGKSEKALYIISLAESGDLGSFFNVKFKAARKIEKAWITIYDTSEKKVQTINAFPLDKTEKEWAAIAAVAVWWKSGKWKIRTHLIIDGALFEEDRDFEVLEREFEEYVMKLSKKNSQILRDKSPKKTEQRNRFAEVLKVQNLESLYFKGPFAMPFDAKRISSTFAEKRTSKYPDGKTSVSRHWGIDYPSPIGTPIFAPGTGKVVLAENRIVTGWTLVIEHAPAVYTIYYHLNKIHVKEGSLVKQGEKIADIGTTGFSTGPHLHWELRINEIPADPELLLKKELF; encoded by the coding sequence ATGTTAAAAAAAAGAAGTTTTCAAGTATTATTGTTTTTTTGCTTTTTATTTGCACTCCATCCATCGGGAAAGAAGGAAGTTTCCGATATTGAACAAAACGGCAAATCGGAAAAAGCTCTATATATTATTTCGCTGGCGGAGAGCGGAGATTTGGGTTCTTTTTTTAACGTAAAATTTAAGGCTGCACGCAAAATAGAAAAAGCATGGATTACTATTTATGACACATCGGAAAAAAAAGTTCAAACTATCAATGCTTTTCCTCTTGATAAGACGGAAAAAGAATGGGCTGCAATTGCGGCTGTTGCCGTTTGGTGGAAAAGCGGCAAATGGAAAATTCGGACTCATCTTATAATTGACGGAGCTTTATTTGAAGAAGATAGGGATTTTGAAGTTTTAGAAAGAGAATTTGAAGAGTATGTAATGAAATTGAGCAAAAAAAATTCACAAATTTTAAGAGATAAAAGTCCTAAAAAAACCGAACAACGAAACAGGTTTGCAGAAGTTTTAAAGGTGCAAAACCTTGAAAGCCTTTATTTTAAGGGTCCCTTTGCAATGCCTTTTGATGCAAAAAGAATAAGCTCAACTTTTGCCGAAAAGCGCACTTCAAAATACCCTGACGGAAAAACCTCGGTGAGCCGCCACTGGGGAATCGATTATCCTTCTCCAATAGGAACGCCGATCTTTGCTCCCGGAACGGGAAAAGTTGTGCTTGCCGAAAACAGGATAGTAACGGGCTGGACTCTCGTAATAGAACATGCTCCTGCTGTGTACACCATTTATTATCATCTAAATAAGATTCACGTAAAAGAAGGTTCTTTGGTAAAACAAGGAGAAAAAATTGCAGATATAGGAACAACAGGTTTTTCGACAGGCCCCCACCTTCATTGGGAGCTGCGTATAAATGAAATTCCTGCAGATCCCGAACTTCTTTTAAAAAAAGAATTATTTTAG